The Planococcus liqunii genome includes a region encoding these proteins:
- a CDS encoding fructose-1,6-bisphosphatase, which yields MKNIKYLDLLAQKYDSEEKVATEIINLEAILDLPKGTEHFVSDLHGEYQAFQHVLRNGSGNVKVKIRDLFKDEMQEKELNEFATLVYYPEEKLQMIKSHFSTKKELQEWYIEVMERMLKLISYASSKYTRSKIRKALPKQFVFIIEELLYKTDEFTNKKDYYGKMLEQIISLGQADKLIIGLAYTTQRLVVDHLHVVGDIYDRGPDPHKIVDTLIDYHSVDIQWGNHDVLWLGAFAGSKVCLANIIRICARYNNLDIIEDVYGINLRPLLNLAEKYYDDNPAFRPKRISGEQLTEQEQLQITKIHQAISIIQFKLESPIIKRRPCFAMEDRLLLEKVDYEARTATLHGITYNLENTCFSTVNPDKPDELLEEEQQVMDKLLVAVQHSEKLARHMNFIMKKGSLYLKYNGNLLIHGCIPLDENGNMEGMEIEGKNYAGRELLDIFEHYLRYAFAHPEETDDFATDMVWYLWTGEYSSLFGKREMTTFERYFIKEKETHKERKNPYYYLREDEEVCRKMLEEFDLNPDQGRIINGHTPVKEIDGENPIKANGKMIVIDGGFSKAYQSTTGIAGYTLLYNSYGMQLVAHQLFNSKDEVLSNETDVLSVKRLVDEELERKKVRETNIGEQLIQEISILNSLREYRYMK from the coding sequence ATGAAAAATATTAAATATTTGGATTTACTGGCGCAAAAATATGACAGTGAAGAGAAAGTAGCCACTGAAATCATCAATCTTGAAGCCATTCTGGACCTCCCTAAAGGCACAGAGCATTTTGTCAGCGATTTGCACGGCGAGTACCAGGCATTCCAGCACGTGCTGCGCAACGGCTCCGGAAATGTGAAGGTGAAAATCCGCGACCTTTTTAAAGATGAAATGCAGGAAAAGGAATTGAACGAATTTGCGACCTTGGTTTATTACCCTGAAGAAAAATTGCAAATGATCAAAAGCCATTTCAGCACCAAAAAGGAATTGCAAGAGTGGTACATAGAAGTTATGGAACGGATGCTGAAGCTGATTTCCTACGCGTCTTCAAAATATACCCGTTCCAAAATACGAAAAGCCTTGCCGAAGCAGTTTGTCTTTATCATTGAAGAACTGCTGTATAAAACAGATGAGTTCACGAATAAGAAAGACTATTACGGAAAAATGCTGGAACAGATCATTTCCTTGGGCCAAGCGGATAAGCTGATCATCGGGCTAGCCTACACGACGCAGCGATTGGTCGTGGACCATCTGCATGTGGTGGGCGATATTTACGACCGGGGACCGGATCCGCATAAAATCGTGGATACGCTGATCGATTATCATTCGGTCGATATCCAATGGGGAAACCACGACGTGCTTTGGCTGGGAGCGTTTGCCGGCTCGAAGGTCTGCCTGGCGAATATCATCCGGATCTGTGCGCGCTACAATAATTTGGACATCATCGAAGACGTCTACGGCATCAATCTGCGTCCGCTTTTAAACCTGGCGGAGAAATACTACGACGACAATCCTGCTTTTCGCCCGAAGCGAATTTCCGGTGAACAATTGACCGAGCAGGAACAGCTGCAAATCACCAAAATTCATCAAGCTATTTCGATCATCCAATTCAAACTGGAAAGCCCGATTATCAAACGGCGTCCTTGTTTTGCGATGGAAGACCGTTTGCTGCTCGAGAAAGTCGATTATGAAGCCCGAACTGCCACATTGCACGGCATAACTTATAATCTGGAAAATACCTGTTTTAGTACGGTCAATCCGGATAAGCCAGATGAATTGCTGGAAGAAGAACAGCAAGTGATGGACAAATTATTGGTGGCGGTCCAGCACTCTGAAAAACTGGCGCGCCATATGAATTTCATCATGAAAAAAGGCAGCCTTTACTTAAAATACAACGGCAATCTGCTGATCCACGGCTGTATTCCGCTCGATGAGAACGGCAATATGGAAGGCATGGAGATTGAAGGGAAAAATTATGCAGGGCGGGAACTGCTCGATATTTTTGAGCATTACTTGCGCTATGCGTTCGCGCATCCGGAAGAAACCGATGACTTCGCGACCGATATGGTGTGGTATTTGTGGACCGGAGAGTATTCATCGCTGTTCGGCAAACGGGAAATGACCACGTTCGAACGCTACTTTATCAAAGAAAAAGAAACGCATAAAGAGCGGAAAAATCCTTACTACTATTTGCGTGAAGATGAAGAAGTATGCCGAAAAATGCTCGAGGAATTCGACTTGAACCCAGATCAGGGCCGCATCATCAATGGCCATACGCCGGTGAAAGAAATTGATGGTGAAAACCCCATCAAAGCGAATGGCAAGATGATCGTCATCGATGGCGGCTTCTCCAAAGCCTACCAATCGACTACGGGCATTGCCGGCTATACGCTGTTGTACAATTCCTACGGCATGCAGCTTGTAGCCCACCAGCTGTTCAATTCCAAAGATGAAGTGTTGAGCAATGAAACCGATGTATTGTCCGTCAAGCGTTTGGTTGATGAAGAACTAGAAAGAAAGAAAGTCCGGGAAACCAATATCGGCGAACAATTAATCCAGGAAATTTCTATTTTAAACAGCCTGCGGGAATACCGCTACATGAAATAA
- a CDS encoding response regulator transcription factor codes for MKIFIVEDDAAIFQSLKEGLEKWGMQVVGPANFQEVLSTFLKEQPQLVIMDIQLPVYDGFYWCREVRAVSKVPIIFLSSRDHPMDMVMAMQMGADDYVQKPFNSDVLMAKIQATLRRVYSYGEEVSTDVIEWNGAVIDLKRGIIRMGDSEAELTKNEFFILAVLVESKDKIVSRDELIRKLWDDERFVNDNTLTVNVTRLRQKLAELGLENAIMTKKGLGYLAVTL; via the coding sequence ATGAAGATATTCATCGTGGAAGACGATGCAGCCATATTCCAGTCATTGAAAGAAGGTTTGGAAAAGTGGGGTATGCAAGTCGTCGGCCCCGCTAATTTCCAGGAAGTGCTCAGCACTTTCCTGAAAGAACAGCCGCAACTTGTAATTATGGATATCCAGTTGCCGGTTTATGACGGGTTTTACTGGTGCCGGGAGGTCCGGGCTGTCTCCAAAGTGCCGATTATTTTCCTGTCTTCCCGCGATCACCCGATGGATATGGTGATGGCGATGCAGATGGGCGCAGATGATTATGTCCAGAAGCCATTTAATTCAGATGTTTTGATGGCGAAAATCCAGGCGACTTTGCGCCGCGTATATTCCTACGGGGAAGAAGTGTCGACGGATGTAATCGAATGGAACGGCGCAGTGATTGATTTGAAACGCGGCATAATCCGGATGGGAGACAGCGAAGCGGAATTGACGAAAAACGAGTTTTTCATTTTGGCCGTATTGGTTGAGTCAAAAGATAAAATCGTTTCTCGTGATGAGCTGATACGCAAACTGTGGGATGATGAACGATTCGTCAACGACAATACATTGACGGTCAATGTAACCCGGCTTCGGCAAAAATTGGCTGAACTGGGCCTGGAAAATGCCATCATGACGAAAAAAGGGCTTGGCTATTTGGCAGTCACATTGTAG
- a CDS encoding TetR/AcrR family transcriptional regulator, whose product MKKEILQTALVQFANEGYEGASLGKIAEAVGIKKPSIYAHYAGKDELFLSALTYALERERNHLAGYFKQMKEEPLENLLRGYFKWFIQDLEGNDHMKFILRTMYFPPARLEKEIGELINPLFDSMHRHFTRVMRERERREGILYSDDFSSCALAFITVIEGTITELVYSGEAAYLKRYEAVWPIFWRGLVRA is encoded by the coding sequence ATGAAAAAAGAAATTTTGCAAACGGCGCTTGTCCAGTTTGCCAACGAAGGATACGAAGGCGCGTCTCTTGGCAAAATTGCAGAAGCTGTAGGCATCAAAAAACCTTCGATCTATGCCCATTACGCCGGCAAAGATGAGTTGTTTTTATCCGCATTGACCTATGCCTTGGAAAGGGAAAGAAACCATTTGGCCGGCTACTTTAAGCAAATGAAAGAAGAGCCGCTCGAAAATTTGCTGCGCGGTTATTTTAAATGGTTTATCCAGGACTTAGAAGGCAATGACCATATGAAGTTTATCCTCCGGACGATGTACTTTCCTCCTGCCCGCCTCGAGAAAGAAATCGGCGAGTTGATCAATCCCCTGTTCGACAGCATGCACCGGCACTTTACCCGCGTCATGAGAGAACGCGAACGCCGTGAAGGTATCCTTTACTCCGACGATTTCTCCAGCTGTGCTTTGGCATTTATCACCGTCATTGAAGGGACCATCACAGAACTGGTGTACAGCGGCGAAGCTGCATACCTGAAGCGGTATGAAGCGGTATGGCCGATTTTTTGGCGCGGCCTGGTCCGCGCATAA
- a CDS encoding LLM class flavin-dependent oxidoreductase yields the protein MTRKRIYLNAFDMNCAGHQSPGLWTHPEDQSHRYKDSEYWIELAKLLEKGKFDAIFLADVLGTYDVYNGSRDATVRQGAQSPVNDPLLVVPLMSAVTKHLGFGVTASVTHEHPYTFARRISTLDHLTKGRVGWNIVTSYLKSAALNIGKEDQIKHDERYDIAEEYLEVCYKLWESSWEDDAVVVDKASGIYADPGKVHDINHEGKYYKVPGAHLTEPSKQRTPVLYQAGASKKGVAFAGKHAECVFIGPPNIDIARQTVDKIRAEVANAGRNQEDVKILSLITPIVGKTEEEAHAKYEDYKSHISHEGALALFGGWTGVDLSGYAPEQPLEYIENDAIQSALENFTKILPGRKPTVNDIKEYVGIGGLGPFTVGSPEQVADTLEQWVEESGVDGFNIAYAVTPGTFSDFIELVVPILQERGLVQKEYQGSSLRDALFEKGDHLLPAHTGKQYMRIPASVDS from the coding sequence ATGACACGCAAACGGATTTATTTGAACGCTTTTGACATGAACTGCGCCGGCCACCAGTCGCCGGGGCTCTGGACACATCCGGAAGACCAGTCCCATCGGTACAAAGACAGTGAATATTGGATTGAGCTGGCGAAACTTTTGGAGAAAGGCAAGTTTGATGCTATTTTCCTTGCCGATGTCCTCGGTACATATGATGTCTACAACGGTTCAAGAGACGCTACCGTCCGGCAAGGAGCCCAGTCGCCGGTCAATGATCCTTTGCTCGTCGTGCCGCTCATGTCTGCCGTAACCAAACATTTAGGCTTCGGTGTCACGGCTTCTGTTACGCATGAGCATCCCTATACCTTTGCGCGCCGGATTTCAACACTTGACCATTTGACAAAAGGCCGGGTCGGCTGGAATATCGTGACTTCTTATTTGAAGAGCGCTGCGCTGAATATTGGGAAAGAAGATCAGATCAAGCACGATGAACGCTACGACATTGCCGAAGAGTATTTGGAAGTTTGCTATAAATTATGGGAGTCGAGCTGGGAAGATGATGCAGTTGTGGTAGACAAAGCGAGCGGCATCTACGCCGATCCCGGTAAAGTGCATGACATAAACCACGAAGGGAAATATTATAAAGTGCCGGGTGCACATTTAACGGAACCGTCGAAACAGCGGACGCCGGTGCTTTACCAGGCGGGGGCATCCAAGAAAGGCGTAGCGTTTGCCGGGAAGCATGCCGAATGCGTCTTTATCGGTCCGCCGAATATCGATATTGCCAGACAGACCGTCGATAAAATCCGGGCGGAAGTGGCAAATGCCGGCCGAAATCAAGAAGATGTGAAGATTCTGTCCTTAATTACACCGATTGTCGGCAAGACAGAAGAAGAAGCGCATGCCAAATATGAAGATTATAAGAGCCATATCAGCCATGAAGGGGCACTGGCTTTATTTGGTGGATGGACGGGCGTCGATTTGTCCGGCTACGCACCGGAGCAGCCGCTTGAATACATCGAAAACGATGCGATCCAATCCGCTTTAGAGAATTTCACAAAAATCCTCCCTGGCAGAAAACCGACCGTCAATGACATTAAGGAATATGTCGGCATCGGCGGACTGGGGCCATTTACGGTCGGTTCTCCGGAACAAGTGGCGGACACATTGGAACAATGGGTAGAGGAATCCGGCGTCGACGGCTTTAACATCGCCTATGCGGTTACGCCGGGGACATTTTCCGACTTTATCGAACTGGTCGTGCCAATCCTGCAGGAACGCGGCCTTGTCCAAAAAGAATACCAGGGCAGTTCTTTGAGGGATGCCTTGTTTGAAAAAGGAGACCATTTATTGCCGGCTCACACAGGCAAACAATACATGCGGATTCCAGCCTCGGTTGACAGCTAA
- a CDS encoding STAS domain-containing protein, translated as MPNEQLTLKNDKLHDFLCERNKAMTEEWYQTLDKKAGGIYSSNNPETIEKMKQQNYEFHELFCAMFTKDTVDCIEQFEEWIQQVAKDEGHLATPLESVLKEFFRTQEQYLQYIEEFAATQKENISSAQVNEWNKAVVNTINKIILEFTIQNTKAAENRLNAQQEMILEMSAPVILLTKNIGLLPLVGEINTYRAQIMFEKVLQQCHNNSTERLFIDLSGVPIIDTMVAHQIFQLIEGLKIIGVKTAIAGISPVIAQTAIQLGINFGEIEVYSKIAHAMKFHNLQVLEK; from the coding sequence ATGCCGAACGAACAACTGACATTAAAAAATGACAAACTTCACGACTTTTTATGTGAAAGAAATAAAGCAATGACGGAAGAATGGTATCAAACCCTTGATAAAAAAGCCGGAGGCATCTACTCCTCAAACAATCCGGAAACAATCGAAAAAATGAAGCAGCAAAATTATGAGTTTCATGAACTTTTTTGCGCAATGTTTACAAAAGATACAGTTGATTGCATAGAACAGTTTGAAGAATGGATACAGCAGGTCGCAAAAGACGAGGGCCATTTAGCCACGCCGCTTGAGTCCGTTTTGAAAGAATTTTTCAGAACCCAGGAGCAATATTTGCAGTATATTGAAGAATTTGCAGCGACACAGAAAGAAAACATTTCCTCTGCACAAGTTAATGAGTGGAACAAAGCAGTCGTCAATACGATCAATAAAATCATTTTGGAGTTTACGATTCAAAACACTAAAGCAGCAGAAAACCGGTTAAATGCGCAACAGGAAATGATTCTTGAAATGAGCGCTCCGGTCATCCTACTGACCAAAAACATCGGTTTGCTTCCATTGGTCGGCGAAATCAATACGTACCGCGCGCAAATCATGTTTGAAAAAGTGTTGCAGCAATGCCATAACAATTCCACCGAGCGTTTATTCATTGATTTGTCCGGTGTTCCGATCATCGATACCATGGTAGCCCATCAAATTTTCCAGCTGATCGAAGGCTTGAAAATCATTGGCGTCAAAACGGCAATTGCCGGCATCAGCCCTGTCATTGCCCAAACGGCCATCCAGTTAGGCATCAATTTCGGCGAAATCGAAGTATACAGCAAAATAGCTCATGCGATGAAATTCCACAACCTGCAAGTTTTAGAAAAATAA
- a CDS encoding sensor histidine kinase: MFFTYLKDMKSWLFFFLLALLAADLLLFLDPGIVVKISSLVYLNALILIAFSIFVFWRFQKETVFMRQLEKLVDETDSDWHEALPESEFARDEMINELLKDAGVAFSKRLSDVRSSTVVQGEYTAAWVHEVKAPLTAMKLLIDANQDISVMRRIDAEWLRVFLLVDQQLYISRLPTLEQDYVLESVPLKSMVTAEVRELMSWCREKNIALELDGLDRIVVTDLKWSRFVFRQLLTNAVKYSPMDRTITVEAHMANTGQTILSVKDEGPGIPDHEMPRIFDKGFTGGAGRIQNAATGLGLYLAKTVAEKMGIALSAFSEENQGTKVEMAFPLENEFERIRK; this comes from the coding sequence TTGTTTTTCACGTATTTAAAGGATATGAAAAGCTGGCTCTTCTTTTTTCTGTTGGCGCTTCTGGCAGCCGACCTTCTGCTTTTCTTGGATCCGGGAATTGTGGTAAAAATTTCATCCTTGGTGTATCTCAATGCATTGATCTTGATTGCTTTTTCCATCTTTGTATTTTGGCGTTTCCAAAAAGAAACGGTTTTTATGCGGCAATTGGAAAAACTGGTAGACGAGACCGATTCCGATTGGCATGAAGCTTTGCCTGAAAGTGAGTTTGCACGGGACGAAATGATAAATGAACTTTTAAAAGATGCAGGGGTTGCTTTTTCAAAACGATTGAGTGACGTCCGTAGCAGTACTGTCGTGCAGGGGGAATATACGGCTGCCTGGGTCCATGAAGTGAAGGCGCCCCTTACAGCGATGAAGCTGTTGATTGATGCCAACCAGGACATTTCGGTGATGCGCCGAATCGATGCAGAATGGCTGCGCGTGTTCTTATTGGTTGACCAGCAATTATACATATCGCGATTGCCGACGCTGGAACAGGATTATGTGCTCGAATCAGTGCCGTTAAAAAGTATGGTAACGGCAGAAGTCCGGGAATTGATGTCCTGGTGCAGGGAAAAGAACATTGCTTTGGAACTGGATGGATTGGATAGGATCGTCGTAACAGACCTGAAATGGAGCCGTTTTGTTTTTCGGCAATTATTGACGAATGCAGTGAAGTACAGTCCGATGGATAGGACCATCACCGTGGAAGCGCATATGGCAAATACCGGCCAAACCATTTTGTCGGTGAAGGACGAAGGGCCAGGCATACCGGATCATGAAATGCCGCGCATTTTTGATAAAGGTTTTACTGGAGGCGCCGGCCGTATTCAAAACGCGGCCACAGGGCTGGGGCTGTATTTGGCAAAAACAGTGGCTGAAAAAATGGGCATCGCTTTATCGGCGTTCTCTGAAGAAAATCAAGGAACAAAAGTCGAAATGGCCTTCCCGCTGGAAAATGAATTTGAACGCATCCGCAAGTGA
- a CDS encoding MFS transporter — protein MKNYKLVLSILLLNLFIAFLGIGLVIPVTPTIMNELNISGTVVGYMVSAFALAQLVVSPLAGRAVDKYGRKPLIVLGLFVFSLSELLFGLGQSVEVLFVSRLLGGVSAAFIMPAVTAYIADITTLKTRPKALGYMSAAISTGFIIGPGIGGFLAEIGTRLPFFFAAGFGLFAMFLSFVLLKEPERQKQEENLYGEQKTGFGRIFSPMYFIAFMVILISSFGLASFESLFALFVDHKFSFTPQDIAIVISLGAIVGVIVQVGFFDRFTRWWGEIRLIRYSLIVSTALVLILTYVTSYWAILLVTMVVFVGFDLMRPAVTTYLSRIAGNEQGFVGGMNSMFTSIGNIIGPIIGGILFDIDLNYPFYFATVTLAIGIALTFAWKTPKQIPQEAAN, from the coding sequence ATGAAGAATTACAAATTGGTTTTATCTATTTTGCTGTTGAATTTATTTATCGCATTTTTAGGAATCGGATTGGTCATCCCGGTGACTCCAACCATCATGAACGAATTGAATATTTCAGGTACGGTTGTCGGCTATATGGTATCCGCTTTTGCGCTGGCGCAGCTGGTCGTTTCGCCGCTTGCCGGACGAGCCGTTGACAAGTACGGCCGTAAACCTTTGATTGTACTGGGATTATTTGTATTCAGTTTGTCCGAATTGTTATTCGGCCTCGGGCAATCGGTTGAAGTGCTGTTTGTGTCGCGCCTGCTTGGCGGCGTCAGTGCTGCCTTCATCATGCCGGCAGTTACCGCTTATATCGCAGACATCACGACACTCAAAACACGGCCGAAAGCGCTCGGCTATATGTCAGCAGCCATTTCAACGGGTTTTATCATCGGGCCGGGCATCGGCGGGTTTCTGGCAGAAATCGGCACACGCCTTCCCTTTTTCTTTGCGGCAGGCTTCGGGCTGTTTGCGATGTTCCTATCGTTTGTGCTGCTGAAAGAACCGGAACGCCAAAAACAGGAAGAGAATTTATACGGTGAACAGAAAACGGGATTCGGCCGCATTTTCTCACCCATGTATTTTATCGCCTTTATGGTCATCCTGATTTCCTCATTCGGACTCGCATCTTTCGAGTCGCTGTTTGCTTTGTTTGTGGACCACAAATTCAGCTTCACACCGCAGGATATCGCCATCGTCATTTCACTTGGTGCAATCGTCGGAGTCATCGTGCAAGTCGGCTTTTTCGACCGCTTTACGCGCTGGTGGGGAGAAATCCGCTTGATCCGCTACAGTTTGATCGTCTCTACCGCTCTTGTCCTGATCTTGACTTATGTGACCAGCTACTGGGCAATTTTGCTCGTGACGATGGTGGTGTTTGTCGGTTTCGATTTGATGCGGCCGGCGGTTACGACTTATCTGTCCCGGATCGCCGGAAATGAACAAGGTTTTGTCGGCGGCATGAACTCGATGTTCACAAGCATCGGGAACATTATTGGCCCAATTATCGGGGGGATCCTTTTCGATATCGATTTGAACTATCCATTCTATTTTGCGACAGTCACGCTTGCCATCGGCATTGCTTTGACGTTTGCCTGGAAAACACCAAAGCAAATCCCTCAAGAAGCAGCGAATTAA
- a CDS encoding magnesium transporter CorA family protein, with protein MKKNTFHFGHWEWVHIDPESTQDMEALDGMPNVNKNWIKSLQEKHNSNLEMETTDQDEEVMWGSVIYHQDVEDQSEQTVLQYSLSHKRLITNDIDFSLLYNLTDTILFKKMQKAENAIEGFMIFLGEIVASFLQGIDALENDMHDLLWRVKSKNNDQVLDQLMDRRHEVLIWRNLIIPIAEIRDAISEAFGEEIASSRHCLRTSQRIDRCRTLINEYAEEVREMVELETVISSHRGNEIVKTLTIITVLFSPIAAWGALWAMRFEVMPEITWKYGYPFSILVILLSTWALYYYLKKKDWIGSVLKNPKGKKF; from the coding sequence TTGAAAAAGAATACATTTCACTTCGGACACTGGGAATGGGTACACATCGATCCTGAATCAACACAAGATATGGAGGCCCTTGATGGGATGCCCAATGTGAACAAGAACTGGATAAAGTCGCTTCAGGAAAAACACAATAGCAATCTGGAAATGGAAACGACCGACCAAGACGAAGAAGTCATGTGGGGCTCCGTTATTTACCACCAGGATGTCGAAGACCAGAGTGAACAGACTGTCCTTCAATATTCACTTTCTCATAAAAGGCTGATCACAAACGATATTGACTTTTCCCTTTTATACAACTTGACAGACACAATTCTGTTTAAGAAAATGCAAAAAGCGGAAAATGCCATTGAAGGATTTATGATTTTTCTTGGTGAAATCGTCGCTTCCTTTCTTCAAGGCATTGATGCGCTTGAAAATGATATGCACGATTTGCTATGGCGTGTAAAATCCAAAAATAATGACCAGGTGCTGGATCAACTGATGGACAGGCGCCATGAAGTGCTCATATGGAGAAACCTTATTATTCCGATTGCTGAAATTCGCGATGCCATAAGCGAAGCTTTCGGAGAAGAGATTGCTTCCAGCCGGCATTGCCTGCGCACGAGCCAGCGAATCGACCGGTGCAGGACGCTGATCAATGAATATGCCGAGGAAGTGCGCGAGATGGTGGAACTGGAAACGGTTATTTCCTCGCATCGGGGAAACGAAATTGTCAAAACCCTAACGATTATCACCGTATTATTTTCCCCAATCGCTGCGTGGGGAGCTCTTTGGGCCATGAGATTCGAGGTTATGCCCGAGATCACATGGAAATATGGCTACCCATTTTCGATTCTTGTCATTCTTCTGTCTACATGGGCTCTCTACTACTATTTAAAGAAGAAAGACTGGATTGGCAGTGTGCTGAAAAATCCAAAAGGCAAGAAGTTTTAG
- the cyoE gene encoding heme o synthase — MTKQSKKTLWAQVVKTGIIKSNLIPMIAGLMLALYTYQYSFTDNIGNILLAFAGTAAIIAASGAFNNLYDRDIDALMARTKVRPTVTGTISIKRVAIVAVLLLLAGLGLLYFASPLAAFLGFLGVFFYVIPYTMWTKRHTIWNTEVGSISGAIPPLIGWAAVAPDIWHPACWALFLIMVIWQMPHFYAIAIRKKEDYAAASIPMLPVVKSAKRTYLQSNIYLVLLVLSSFLFLPLSLGLTLMSLILGLIWLGLSLFGSRSMTIEVWANKMFLFSLVHMMMIFSTVIIYSSIGLILNAL, encoded by the coding sequence ATGACAAAACAATCAAAGAAAACATTATGGGCCCAAGTCGTCAAAACAGGAATCATCAAGTCGAATCTGATACCGATGATCGCTGGATTGATGCTCGCATTGTACACCTATCAATATAGCTTTACCGATAACATTGGGAACATCTTGCTGGCATTTGCAGGAACTGCAGCAATCATTGCAGCATCCGGTGCCTTCAACAACCTCTACGACCGCGACATTGATGCCTTGATGGCCCGCACGAAAGTACGCCCAACGGTGACCGGGACCATTTCAATTAAACGGGTGGCTATAGTGGCGGTCTTGTTATTGCTGGCCGGTTTGGGCTTATTGTATTTCGCCTCTCCCTTGGCGGCGTTCCTTGGATTTCTAGGGGTCTTTTTCTATGTGATTCCCTACACGATGTGGACCAAGCGCCATACCATCTGGAATACCGAAGTGGGCAGCATTTCAGGGGCCATCCCGCCTTTAATCGGCTGGGCTGCCGTAGCTCCTGACATCTGGCATCCGGCATGCTGGGCATTATTTTTGATCATGGTAATCTGGCAAATGCCCCATTTTTACGCCATTGCGATCCGCAAAAAAGAAGATTACGCAGCAGCAAGCATTCCGATGCTTCCCGTTGTCAAAAGCGCAAAACGCACGTATCTTCAAAGCAATATCTACTTGGTGCTGCTGGTGCTCTCCAGCTTTTTGTTCCTCCCTTTAAGCCTTGGCTTGACTTTGATGTCACTGATTCTTGGCTTGATTTGGCTGGGACTGAGCTTGTTTGGCTCCCGCAGCATGACAATTGAAGTCTGGGCAAATAAAATGTTCCTGTTTTCCCTGGTTCACATGATGATGATTTTCTCTACGGTCATTATTTATTCTTCAATTGGACTGATTCTGAACGCTTTATAA
- a CDS encoding 1,4-dihydroxy-2-naphthoate polyprenyltransferase, with the protein MENTMEISPAKLMWKMTRPHTLTATFAPVILGTVAALYVTEIDWLLFMAMMVACLALQIATNLFNEYYDFKRGLDTADSVGIGGGIVRHGLKPKNVLSVAVSLYVFAAFIGLYICMNSSWWLVVIGFAGMAIGFLYTGGPLPIAYTPFGELFSGLAMGTGFILIAFFIQTGFITLESLLISIPVGILVGAINMSNNIRDIVEDTKGGRKTLPILLGRDKAVTGLAIAFAVAYLWIAAIVLLGYISPWALVVFLSLKKPMSAIQGFRKGAAEPQFMKLAMKSTAMTNTIFGFLLSAGLLISYLL; encoded by the coding sequence ATGGAAAACACAATGGAAATCAGTCCCGCCAAACTGATGTGGAAAATGACGCGCCCGCATACGTTGACGGCGACATTTGCACCCGTCATTTTGGGAACAGTAGCAGCCCTTTATGTAACGGAAATTGATTGGCTCCTATTTATGGCAATGATGGTTGCATGTTTGGCATTGCAGATTGCAACGAATTTGTTCAACGAATACTATGATTTTAAACGCGGCTTGGATACAGCGGATTCGGTCGGCATTGGCGGCGGAATTGTCCGCCACGGGCTGAAACCGAAAAATGTTTTAAGCGTAGCCGTCTCTTTGTATGTTTTTGCTGCATTTATCGGATTGTACATTTGCATGAACAGCAGCTGGTGGCTCGTGGTTATCGGGTTTGCCGGCATGGCCATCGGATTTTTGTATACAGGCGGCCCTTTGCCGATCGCCTACACACCATTTGGCGAATTGTTTTCAGGCCTGGCGATGGGAACCGGTTTTATCTTGATCGCGTTCTTCATCCAAACCGGCTTTATCACCCTTGAAAGTTTATTGATCTCCATCCCTGTTGGCATCTTGGTCGGCGCCATCAACATGTCGAACAATATTCGGGATATCGTGGAAGATACAAAAGGCGGCAGAAAAACGCTGCCAATCCTACTGGGCAGAGACAAAGCCGTTACTGGATTGGCAATCGCCTTTGCTGTAGCTTACCTTTGGATTGCAGCCATTGTGTTGTTGGGCTATATCAGCCCATGGGCTTTGGTCGTGTTTCTGAGCTTGAAAAAACCGATGTCGGCCATCCAAGGTTTCCGGAAAGGTGCAGCCGAACCGCAGTTTATGAAATTGGCCATGAAATCGACTGCGATGACCAACACGATTTTTGGTTTCCTGTTGTCTGCCGGCTTGTTGATCAGTTATCTACTTTAA